The following proteins come from a genomic window of Terribacillus aidingensis:
- a CDS encoding energy-coupling factor transporter ATPase — protein MKQSLLEVNQLTVTFEEESIPTLTDLSFTIQEGDSILLLGPSGSGKSTLTYCLNGLYPKELDGKMCGSIYFAGSRIEDFKSGKINLEVGTVFQDPETQFCMLTVEDEIAFGLENKKMAPALMDSEIDRVLSLVGLKHRRKDQIHTLSGGQKQKLALAAVLALEPRMLILDEPTANLDPAASKDLVETIRLLKEQQDMTLLIIEHNIDYWQPIINRTMLLERDGSLFFDGDLSEAVNLYDEELQGRGIWLPEAVLLTKQAQLPKPWPLTVDLLPHGLQFQTKTPEVMQTKERIIQVENAIFQHKEKVLLDIPNLDIQQGEFLAITGKNGSGKTLLSRQITGLLKLTAGDIEFLGKKLRRWKTNELYQQIGYVFQNPEHQFLTDSVWNEIAFGQTVNADEIQRVLEEIQLAAQADKHPFTLSQGQKRRLSVATMLVQKPQLLVLDEPTFGQDSHTTEVLMDLIWRHHQRGCTIVMITHDMELVDRFASRVLIVDQGRIVADDQPAGIWKRKDLSDYGLSLPAKEAYNKRTQEDSLYASYQS, from the coding sequence ATGAAACAATCCCTTCTGGAAGTAAACCAGCTTACCGTGACATTTGAGGAAGAGAGCATTCCTACCTTAACTGATTTGAGTTTTACGATCCAGGAAGGAGATAGTATTCTCCTGCTTGGACCAAGCGGGTCCGGAAAAAGCACACTCACGTACTGTTTGAACGGGTTGTATCCAAAAGAACTTGATGGAAAGATGTGCGGCAGTATCTACTTCGCTGGATCCAGGATCGAGGATTTCAAAAGTGGGAAAATCAACTTAGAGGTTGGAACGGTATTTCAGGACCCCGAAACACAGTTCTGCATGCTAACCGTAGAAGACGAGATTGCCTTCGGGTTAGAAAATAAAAAAATGGCTCCTGCTTTGATGGATTCAGAAATCGATCGGGTTCTTTCCCTTGTAGGTTTAAAGCATAGGAGAAAAGATCAAATTCACACCCTATCCGGTGGACAGAAACAAAAGCTCGCACTGGCTGCAGTGTTGGCTCTCGAGCCTCGCATGCTTATTTTAGATGAACCGACGGCCAACCTGGATCCGGCTGCGAGCAAAGACCTTGTCGAAACGATACGTTTGTTAAAAGAACAGCAGGATATGACGCTTTTGATCATAGAGCACAATATTGACTATTGGCAGCCAATTATTAACCGGACGATGCTATTGGAACGAGATGGCTCTTTATTCTTTGACGGAGACTTGAGTGAAGCAGTCAATCTCTATGACGAGGAGCTGCAGGGGCGAGGCATTTGGCTGCCAGAAGCAGTTCTGCTTACCAAGCAAGCACAGCTTCCAAAACCTTGGCCGCTTACTGTTGACCTTCTCCCTCATGGTTTGCAGTTTCAGACTAAAACACCAGAGGTTATGCAGACCAAGGAACGTATAATTCAAGTGGAAAATGCTATCTTTCAACATAAAGAAAAAGTCCTACTGGATATCCCTAATCTTGATATTCAGCAAGGAGAATTCCTGGCTATTACAGGTAAAAACGGTAGCGGAAAGACGCTTCTTTCCCGACAAATTACTGGATTGCTGAAGCTCACAGCCGGAGATATCGAATTTCTCGGAAAGAAGTTACGTCGTTGGAAAACAAATGAACTCTACCAGCAAATCGGTTATGTATTTCAAAATCCTGAGCATCAGTTTCTTACAGACTCTGTTTGGAATGAAATCGCCTTCGGACAGACAGTAAACGCGGATGAAATTCAGAGGGTCTTGGAGGAAATCCAGTTAGCTGCACAAGCCGATAAGCATCCATTCACCTTGAGCCAAGGTCAAAAACGACGGCTCAGTGTAGCGACCATGCTTGTTCAAAAACCTCAACTGCTCGTGCTTGATGAGCCAACATTTGGCCAAGACAGCCATACTACTGAAGTACTGATGGATCTAATCTGGAGACATCATCAACGCGGGTGCACCATTGTCATGATTACGCATGATATGGAACTGGTCGATCGTTTTGCTTCGCGCGTGTTGATTGTGGATCAAGGGCGTATAGTAGCAGATGACCAGCCTGCAGGAATTTGGAAGAGAAAAGATCTGTCAGACTATGGACTCTCCCTTCCCGCAAAAGAAGCTTACAATAAGCGGACACAGGAGGACAGCCTCTATGCATCATATCAATCCTAG
- a CDS encoding DUF5082 family protein: MSKNLSILQSRKRSLLNGISDARSQAQSWGDKITRLQQASNSLQSDITALEADKGKIDTYEIDVRRWKGKEETRFFDAYAEYKDQVQLFVKKTKQAKETIDDEIVRCEANRASCLASAENLSMSLSTVEGRIRQEMKKE; encoded by the coding sequence TTGAGTAAGAATTTGAGCATTTTGCAATCACGCAAGCGGTCCCTTTTGAATGGAATTAGTGATGCAAGAAGTCAAGCACAAAGCTGGGGCGATAAAATTACTCGCCTCCAGCAGGCTTCTAACAGTCTTCAGTCAGATATAACAGCATTGGAAGCAGATAAAGGCAAAATTGACACCTACGAAATCGATGTAAGACGCTGGAAAGGCAAAGAAGAAACCCGCTTTTTCGATGCCTATGCCGAGTACAAAGATCAAGTCCAGCTCTTCGTCAAAAAGACAAAGCAAGCAAAAGAAACAATAGATGATGAAATTGTTCGCTGTGAAGCGAATCGTGCTAGTTGTCTGGCTAGTGCTGAAAACTTGTCTATGTCTTTAAGCACTGTGGAAGGTAGGATTAGACAAGAGATGAAGAAGGAGTGA
- a CDS encoding SOS response-associated peptidase — translation MCGRFTLLTPWEELLRTYDAVSEMEALEPSYNIAPTQQIAAVIHDGTKRRLGTLRWGLIPPWAPDKKIGSKMINARSETLLEKRSFKKAFQKQRCLIPADSFYEWKTEDGKKQPMRIQRKDKNPLTFAGLWEKWQDEDGSNIFTCTIITTEANSFMQQIHNRMPVILSAASQDKWLDREQQDPDKLQELLKPYSEELTAYPVSTLVNSPRNNSEELINPL, via the coding sequence ATGTGCGGCAGATTTACATTACTCACTCCCTGGGAAGAGCTCCTGCGAACCTATGATGCTGTCTCAGAGATGGAAGCACTCGAACCAAGCTACAATATCGCTCCAACGCAGCAAATTGCAGCAGTCATCCATGACGGGACCAAACGCCGGCTCGGAACCCTGCGCTGGGGACTCATCCCGCCTTGGGCACCAGATAAGAAGATCGGCAGCAAAATGATCAATGCCAGATCCGAAACACTGCTGGAAAAACGCAGCTTCAAGAAAGCATTTCAGAAACAGCGCTGCCTCATTCCCGCTGACAGCTTCTACGAATGGAAAACCGAAGACGGCAAAAAACAGCCCATGCGCATCCAGCGCAAAGATAAAAACCCACTCACATTCGCAGGACTGTGGGAGAAATGGCAGGATGAAGATGGCAGCAACATCTTCACCTGCACCATCATCACAACCGAAGCAAACAGCTTCATGCAGCAGATCCATAACCGAATGCCAGTTATACTGTCAGCTGCCTCTCAGGACAAATGGCTCGACCGGGAACAGCAAGATCCAGATAAATTGCAGGAATTATTGAAACCTTATTCCGAGGAATTGACGGCTTACCCTGTTTCTACGCTTGTTAATTCGCCGAGGAATAATAGTGAGGAATTGATAAATCCATTGTGA
- a CDS encoding TIGR04197 family type VII secretion effector, with translation MGKEVAINMEVFESNVSSLKASAESLLFSQHKSYTLEKTNIAPFTKDLEQMVKAIELLDKYQSFLTQDIQTLKEVGETMRDTDEQLGKK, from the coding sequence ATGGGGAAAGAAGTAGCTATTAATATGGAAGTATTTGAATCCAATGTCAGCAGTCTAAAGGCATCGGCAGAATCATTGCTTTTTAGCCAGCATAAAAGCTATACACTGGAAAAAACAAATATAGCACCATTTACGAAGGATTTGGAACAAATGGTAAAAGCTATTGAACTCTTAGATAAATACCAGTCATTCCTGACACAAGATATCCAAACATTAAAAGAGGTCGGAGAAACAATGCGGGACACTGACGAGCAGCTAGGTAAGAAATAA
- a CDS encoding DUF5085 family protein, protein MNLEIKQLYFTNVLIYKNTMLREDWQDGVVIMENFILNEDIYRNGPVFFSVKSVDNEPKYGQFEYYLPVNEWVELEGHPKFRFESEIEIGEALVLRQASEEMDFQTAYSKITEYADLKGIELEDSFYCFLLEVYEDIIIDVYVPIKRGDSN, encoded by the coding sequence ATGAACCTTGAAATTAAGCAGTTATACTTTACGAATGTACTAATATATAAAAATACAATGTTACGTGAAGACTGGCAAGATGGTGTAGTTATTATGGAAAATTTCATCCTGAACGAAGATATTTACCGGAATGGTCCGGTTTTCTTTTCTGTAAAATCAGTTGATAATGAACCCAAGTATGGACAATTTGAATATTATCTACCGGTAAATGAATGGGTAGAACTTGAGGGACATCCGAAATTCCGCTTTGAATCAGAAATAGAAATAGGAGAGGCATTAGTGTTACGGCAGGCATCGGAAGAAATGGATTTTCAAACAGCATACTCTAAGATCACGGAATATGCAGATTTAAAAGGCATTGAGTTGGAAGACTCGTTCTATTGTTTTTTACTAGAAGTCTACGAGGACATTATTATTGATGTATACGTACCAATAAAGCGGGGTGATTCCAATTGA
- a CDS encoding T7SS effector LXG polymorphic toxin, with protein MGNKVDMSEVNRFSKDLANISSNITEVLEQINSDLEKIISMDSFSGEAADKAKSYYTNVHGTTIKLFQDLWSELEVNITNHIETFATVVDTDKAAIIESDYLTESSTEIETQHSALESEESSVHKTIDSILDICHVNKPTLATATTNKEKAIEIIKTTHDNLESFKSNGKDEIEQLDSVMEDIRKAMDEAGKESGTKRFDTGIDGEKVLAILSKAVTNLTYAKDLTAGYTSNKPVIQAAKDLGLNVVKTKDKNTGKPIYRISATEEALRKLGVEPDPHALRALGHKKNGNVKAHWSERTRIRYLKKAPLRYYNEKTGKHIWSVTGKRVLEKYPQLEAWNEKAGMLDKIKDVSKVTGKETLKGLKDSVVPDIKSFASSSGGVVKGAAKSLGPIGTGLSYYSNYNDAKKGGLSGGDAVSRAVQDTVIDTTVSTTVQATLTTLGTVAIPIPGVGTAIGAGLGVLTNIGLNMKFGKSKKSVMDRTKDTFHKIKGWFS; from the coding sequence ATGGGAAATAAAGTGGACATGAGTGAGGTTAATCGCTTTTCAAAGGACTTAGCCAATATCTCAAGTAATATTACAGAAGTTTTGGAACAAATAAATTCTGATTTAGAAAAAATAATAAGTATGGATTCCTTTAGTGGAGAAGCAGCAGATAAGGCAAAAAGCTATTATACCAATGTACATGGAACCACCATAAAGCTGTTTCAGGATTTATGGAGTGAATTAGAGGTAAATATAACCAACCATATAGAGACTTTTGCTACTGTCGTAGATACAGATAAAGCCGCTATTATTGAGAGTGATTACCTAACTGAATCAAGCACAGAGATTGAAACACAGCATAGTGCACTAGAATCAGAAGAATCATCAGTTCATAAAACAATTGATAGTATTTTAGACATTTGCCACGTAAATAAACCGACTTTAGCGACAGCAACAACAAATAAAGAAAAAGCAATAGAAATTATAAAAACGACTCATGACAATTTGGAGAGCTTTAAAAGTAACGGTAAAGACGAAATAGAGCAGTTGGATAGTGTCATGGAAGACATCAGGAAAGCTATGGATGAAGCAGGTAAGGAATCCGGTACTAAGCGATTTGATACAGGTATTGATGGGGAGAAGGTATTAGCTATTTTAAGCAAAGCTGTGACAAATCTAACGTATGCAAAAGATTTAACTGCAGGTTATACATCTAATAAACCGGTTATCCAAGCAGCTAAGGACTTGGGATTAAATGTTGTAAAAACAAAAGATAAAAATACTGGCAAGCCAATTTATCGTATAAGTGCTACCGAAGAAGCATTAAGAAAATTAGGTGTTGAACCTGATCCTCATGCGTTACGTGCATTAGGGCATAAAAAAAATGGTAATGTTAAAGCGCACTGGAGTGAGAGAACTAGAATACGTTATCTCAAGAAAGCACCTTTACGCTATTATAATGAGAAGACGGGAAAGCATATATGGTCTGTGACTGGTAAACGTGTACTTGAAAAATATCCTCAGTTAGAGGCATGGAATGAAAAGGCAGGAATGCTAGATAAAATAAAGGATGTTTCTAAAGTAACAGGTAAAGAAACACTCAAGGGTCTCAAAGATAGTGTTGTTCCTGATATTAAAAGTTTTGCTTCAAGCTCCGGAGGCGTTGTAAAAGGGGCAGCGAAGTCTTTAGGTCCAATAGGGACAGGCTTAAGTTATTATAGTAATTATAATGATGCTAAGAAAGGTGGACTCTCAGGTGGTGATGCAGTTTCTCGGGCAGTTCAGGATACTGTTATTGACACTACGGTAAGTACAACGGTTCAAGCGACTCTTACCACTTTGGGGACGGTTGCAATTCCGATCCCAGGTGTAGGAACTGCAATCGGTGCAGGTTTAGGGGTGCTAACAAATATAGGTCTGAATATGAAATTTGGGAAGAGTAAAAAATCTGTTATGGATCGTACGAAAGATACTTTTCATAAGATTAAGGGTTGGTTTAGCTAA
- the essC gene encoding type VII secretion protein EssC translates to MAHKTLLIAYKDKLHKCHLPEQSGQTVIIGDKRKDQVTIAGLTTEIELDWDGQKLSYQQEEIRAAKQIGELQLYVIDTKKYNIFDIAGQQSVTFGAATYNDISKQHWKADFVLMRETGVDGFRIDLRSGSIYHNYRLLQDDALVEDGDILFVDGVMMTIYTDTIEINSNGSLDASFMELIGQEKPYGGEYPDYHRSPRIIYREPEEQRTIAKPANKPSKPSEQLARNIVPPLVMIAALVAISLVQPRGIFIIVMVIATLVTVIFSITSYVKNVRKYKADMKHREATYKSYLKRKTKELYHASEEQRHALHYHYPDVEKISGMAAATEARIYEKTPYHHDFLNFRTGLGRVDTSFEISYNEEEFTQEQDDLVDEARHLLDQFKELHDVPVITSLTKGPVGYIGQRKLVLEQLQLLVMQLSLFHSYHDLQFVTIFPEEEKQEWDWMRWLPHASVRDINVRGFIYHERSRDQVLHSLYQVLKERKLQVDEKSNSNEKLYFSPHYVVLITDEKLILDHTIMEFFNEDPSQYGVSLVFVQDVMRALPEHVKTVIDIRDSNDGKIILEEAELVNKAFKPDHFPKDFNKEAVSRALAPLNHLQNLKNSIPEQVTFLEMYGVEKVEELAIQARWRKNETYKTLAVPLGLRGKEDIVHLNLHEKAHGPHGLVAGTTGSGKSEIIQSYILSLAVNFHPYEVAFLLIDYKGGGMANLFRKLPHLMGTITNLDRAQSMRALASIKAELQKRQRLFGEYNVNHINQYQKLFKQGKAAEPMPHLFLISDEFAELKSEQPDFMKELVSTARIGRSLGIHLILATQKPSGVVDDQIWSNSKFKLALKVQNASDSNEIIKTPDAAEITLPGRAYLQVGNNEIYELFQSAWSGADYIPDKNDEDHVDLTIYSINDLGQYDILTEDLSGLEKKESIEKIPSELDAIIDHIADYTEQQRIEPLARPWLPPLPEKIFGPELHPVSFRDAWKEPKKPLEPMIGLLDQPEMQQQIPLTLNLSKDGHIAVFASPGYGKSTFLQTVVMDLARQHNPEHLHVYLLDFGTNGLLPLKNLPHVADTFLVDQVEKVGKLIRMLNGVMKQRKQKLSQYSVANIGLFEKASGETVPNICIVIDNYESVRDSDFGDDFEKVITQIAREGASIGIHLIISAGRQSAMRMPLLSNIKTQIALYLIESNEARSIVGRTDIEIEEIAGRGLVKMEEPALFQTMLPEHGEEALEILDRIQDLAKDMNEVWDGDYPDAIPMMPEGVVDFLEFKEQRRTKRILEEKKVPLGLDFEEVLPVAYNPAQYDHMTVISDRKDGLDRMIRSVAKNVTLLKDVYQTMLIDTADQDMADVGKDMHAYVSESIGISTIKNELINEIKQRNSDGVSEPKWLVQIADLQDFTERAGLTLEEATLMMERGSKAGIHFIICSDYNYIGISYEQVPKYLRSQAIFGLVGMRLGDQDLFKQPFIRQEKYPEPYECYVAMDHQHVKVKIPE, encoded by the coding sequence ATGGCACATAAAACACTGCTCATAGCATATAAAGATAAACTGCATAAATGCCATTTGCCAGAACAATCAGGTCAGACTGTAATCATCGGGGATAAGCGCAAGGACCAGGTAACGATAGCTGGACTGACTACTGAGATAGAACTGGACTGGGACGGACAGAAACTATCCTATCAGCAAGAGGAGATTCGTGCTGCTAAACAAATAGGGGAACTGCAGCTATATGTAATTGATACGAAAAAGTACAACATATTTGATATTGCTGGCCAGCAATCTGTCACATTCGGTGCAGCGACCTACAATGATATAAGTAAACAGCATTGGAAAGCCGATTTTGTACTAATGCGTGAAACAGGTGTGGATGGTTTTCGAATAGATTTACGTAGCGGAAGCATCTACCATAACTACCGCCTGCTCCAAGATGATGCACTGGTGGAAGATGGAGATATCCTGTTTGTAGATGGCGTCATGATGACAATCTACACAGATACAATTGAAATCAACTCAAACGGAAGCTTGGATGCTTCGTTCATGGAATTGATCGGTCAAGAAAAACCATACGGCGGGGAGTATCCAGACTATCACCGTTCTCCGCGTATCATTTACCGGGAACCAGAAGAGCAACGAACCATTGCAAAACCAGCCAATAAGCCGAGTAAACCGAGTGAGCAGCTGGCGAGGAACATTGTACCGCCGCTGGTCATGATAGCGGCTTTAGTTGCTATTTCACTGGTTCAGCCTCGTGGGATTTTCATCATCGTTATGGTAATCGCCACTTTGGTTACGGTCATCTTTTCCATTACGTCTTATGTGAAAAATGTGCGTAAATACAAAGCGGACATGAAACACAGAGAGGCAACGTATAAGAGCTACCTAAAGAGAAAAACGAAGGAACTATATCATGCAAGTGAAGAACAGCGACATGCGCTGCATTACCACTATCCTGATGTAGAGAAAATTTCGGGAATGGCAGCTGCGACAGAAGCTCGTATTTATGAGAAGACACCTTACCACCATGATTTTTTGAACTTCCGTACAGGATTAGGGCGCGTGGATACAAGCTTTGAGATTTCTTACAACGAGGAAGAATTCACACAGGAACAAGATGATTTGGTAGATGAAGCAAGACATTTACTAGACCAGTTCAAAGAATTGCATGATGTTCCGGTCATAACGTCCCTGACGAAGGGACCGGTTGGTTATATCGGGCAGAGAAAGCTTGTTCTGGAGCAGCTCCAGCTATTAGTGATGCAGCTTTCTTTATTCCACAGTTATCATGATTTACAGTTCGTTACGATTTTCCCGGAAGAAGAAAAGCAAGAGTGGGATTGGATGCGCTGGCTGCCGCATGCAAGTGTGCGGGACATAAATGTTCGAGGCTTCATTTATCATGAACGTTCCCGCGACCAAGTACTCCATAGCTTGTATCAAGTGCTGAAAGAGCGGAAGCTGCAAGTGGATGAAAAAAGCAATTCGAATGAGAAGCTTTATTTCTCACCTCATTATGTTGTCCTTATTACCGATGAAAAGCTGATTTTGGATCATACAATTATGGAATTTTTCAATGAAGATCCAAGTCAATACGGTGTATCGCTAGTCTTCGTTCAAGATGTTATGCGAGCATTGCCGGAGCATGTGAAAACAGTCATCGATATCCGCGATAGCAATGACGGAAAGATCATCCTAGAAGAGGCAGAGCTTGTAAACAAAGCGTTCAAACCAGATCATTTTCCGAAGGATTTCAATAAAGAAGCTGTCTCAAGAGCTTTGGCTCCACTAAACCATCTCCAAAACCTGAAGAATTCCATCCCAGAACAAGTAACGTTCCTGGAGATGTATGGAGTAGAGAAGGTGGAAGAATTAGCGATACAAGCACGCTGGCGCAAGAATGAGACATACAAGACTCTTGCTGTACCACTTGGACTGAGAGGAAAAGAAGATATTGTTCACCTTAATCTTCATGAGAAAGCACACGGTCCGCACGGATTGGTAGCGGGTACGACAGGATCTGGTAAATCGGAAATTATCCAGTCGTATATTCTTTCGCTTGCTGTAAACTTCCATCCTTATGAAGTTGCATTCCTCCTGATTGACTATAAAGGAGGGGGAATGGCGAATCTGTTCCGCAAGCTGCCGCATTTGATGGGTACAATCACCAACTTGGATCGTGCACAATCAATGCGTGCTTTAGCTTCCATTAAAGCAGAGCTGCAAAAAAGACAGCGTCTGTTTGGCGAGTATAACGTCAACCATATTAACCAATATCAGAAGCTATTTAAACAAGGAAAAGCAGCTGAACCAATGCCGCATTTATTCCTTATTTCAGATGAGTTCGCCGAGCTGAAGTCCGAACAGCCGGATTTCATGAAGGAACTCGTTTCTACGGCCCGTATCGGACGTTCCTTGGGAATCCACTTGATTCTTGCGACACAAAAACCAAGTGGTGTAGTGGATGATCAAATCTGGTCCAACTCCAAGTTCAAGCTGGCATTGAAGGTACAGAATGCAAGCGATTCGAATGAAATTATCAAAACACCTGATGCAGCGGAAATCACACTGCCTGGCCGTGCTTATTTGCAAGTTGGAAACAATGAAATCTATGAACTGTTCCAGAGTGCATGGAGCGGAGCAGACTATATTCCGGATAAAAACGATGAAGACCATGTGGATCTTACCATCTACAGCATCAATGATCTGGGGCAATATGACATTTTAACGGAAGATTTAAGCGGACTGGAGAAGAAGGAATCTATTGAAAAGATTCCATCAGAGCTTGATGCCATCATTGATCATATTGCGGATTACACAGAACAGCAGCGTATTGAACCTTTAGCACGCCCATGGCTGCCGCCTCTGCCAGAAAAGATTTTCGGGCCGGAACTTCACCCAGTTTCATTCCGTGATGCATGGAAAGAACCGAAAAAGCCTTTGGAGCCGATGATTGGTTTACTCGACCAGCCGGAAATGCAGCAGCAGATTCCATTGACGCTAAATCTATCCAAAGACGGACATATTGCTGTATTTGCGAGTCCAGGTTACGGGAAATCGACATTCCTACAGACAGTTGTCATGGATTTGGCGAGACAGCATAACCCGGAACATTTGCACGTGTATTTGCTTGACTTTGGTACGAATGGATTACTCCCATTAAAGAATCTGCCGCATGTAGCCGATACGTTCCTCGTCGATCAAGTCGAGAAAGTAGGCAAATTAATCCGAATGCTGAATGGGGTTATGAAGCAGCGTAAACAAAAGCTGAGCCAGTACAGTGTGGCGAACATAGGCTTGTTCGAAAAAGCAAGCGGGGAGACTGTACCGAATATCTGTATTGTGATTGATAACTATGAGTCTGTCAGAGACAGTGATTTCGGTGACGATTTCGAGAAGGTAATCACACAGATTGCCCGGGAAGGTGCCAGCATCGGAATTCATCTGATTATCAGTGCCGGGCGCCAAAGTGCGATGCGCATGCCTTTGCTGTCCAATATCAAGACACAAATCGCTTTGTACCTGATTGAGTCCAACGAAGCAAGATCGATTGTAGGACGCACCGATATAGAAATTGAAGAAATCGCAGGCCGAGGTCTTGTGAAAATGGAGGAACCAGCATTATTCCAGACCATGCTGCCTGAACACGGGGAAGAAGCATTGGAAATCCTTGATCGGATACAGGATCTAGCTAAAGACATGAACGAAGTATGGGATGGAGACTATCCGGATGCTATCCCGATGATGCCAGAAGGTGTTGTGGACTTCCTTGAATTCAAGGAACAGCGTCGTACCAAACGGATATTGGAAGAGAAGAAAGTGCCGCTTGGGCTTGATTTTGAAGAAGTATTGCCTGTTGCCTATAATCCGGCGCAATATGATCACATGACCGTTATCAGCGATCGGAAAGATGGATTGGATCGTATGATCAGATCTGTCGCGAAGAACGTTACCTTACTGAAAGATGTGTATCAAACGATGCTTATTGATACAGCAGATCAGGATATGGCTGACGTAGGGAAAGACATGCATGCTTATGTGTCTGAATCAATCGGTATCTCAACTATCAAAAATGAGCTTATAAATGAGATCAAGCAACGAAATTCAGATGGAGTATCGGAACCAAAATGGCTTGTTCAAATTGCAGACCTGCAGGACTTCACGGAACGTGCCGGACTTACTCTTGAAGAAGCTACTCTCATGATGGAACGCGGCAGCAAAGCGGGCATTCATTTCATAATTTGCAGCGATTACAACTATATCGGTATCAGTTATGAACAAGTTCCTAAATATCTTCGCAGCCAAGCTATCTTCGGACTCGTCGGCATGCGCCTGGGCGATCAGGATCTTTTCAAACAGCCATTCATCCGCCAGGAGAAATATCCAGAACCATACGAATGCTATGTTGCCATGGATCATCAGCATGTGAAAGTGAAAATTCCAGAATAG
- a CDS encoding energy-coupling factor transporter transmembrane component T: protein MHHINPSIKAGTVTIAAIVIAFLFDPLALLLYIGWTMAVTLLLGKVQIRKYLLYLLPFTLFAIGMLVSTLLFAKTPENPSVTQQFLFWDLPKETVQDALALAIRVFSYATLSLLFVLTTDKVAFILSLIQQCRVSPKLAYGILAGYRFLPLLKDELTTIRSAHLIRGAKTNTSRFSRYKQYTIPLLASAIRKAERTAIAMESKGFTGERDRTFYRTYHTRWTDWIFAAVMLAAIALCIIVSKSFQ, encoded by the coding sequence ATGCATCATATCAATCCTAGCATCAAAGCAGGGACAGTGACGATAGCTGCGATCGTCATAGCTTTCCTCTTTGATCCATTGGCATTGCTTTTGTATATCGGCTGGACCATGGCTGTCACATTGCTGTTGGGTAAAGTACAGATAAGGAAGTACCTCCTATATCTGCTTCCCTTCACCCTGTTCGCTATCGGTATGCTCGTATCCACTCTGCTGTTTGCGAAAACACCGGAAAATCCTTCTGTCACCCAGCAGTTCCTCTTCTGGGACTTGCCGAAAGAAACGGTGCAGGATGCACTTGCATTAGCTATCCGAGTTTTCAGCTACGCTACACTATCCTTGCTATTTGTCCTGACAACAGACAAAGTGGCGTTCATCTTAAGTCTTATTCAGCAATGTCGCGTTTCACCGAAACTTGCATACGGCATTTTAGCTGGCTATCGCTTTTTGCCTTTATTAAAAGATGAGTTAACGACGATCCGCTCTGCGCATCTTATTCGGGGAGCCAAAACGAATACAAGCAGATTCAGCCGATACAAACAGTACACGATTCCCCTGCTGGCCAGCGCAATCCGCAAAGCTGAACGGACAGCCATAGCCATGGAATCCAAAGGCTTCACAGGAGAAAGAGACCGCACATTTTACCGTACGTATCATACAAGGTGGACAGATTGGATTTTTGCTGCAGTCATGCTTGCCGCCATTGCGCTGTGTATCATCGTTTCCAAGTCGTTTCAGTAA
- a CDS encoding DUF5085 family protein produces the protein MITNHKFAYRNVASKYYAFRPEEIDKAMDDFREILEGSGLHLSGNMFFSIISDPQSEIMTAEIFLTVDEGTIKGYINPEEEVRFRSYFTLSPMLMTRIMEDFDQKSQEKYWELIGYLQVNQLEQSTPVFVEYKNSLSGINYVEMSVGYAINLNDYVIE, from the coding sequence TTGATAACGAATCACAAGTTTGCTTATCGTAATGTAGCTTCAAAGTATTATGCTTTCCGACCTGAAGAAATCGATAAGGCCATGGACGACTTTAGAGAAATCTTAGAAGGAAGCGGTCTGCATTTGTCTGGAAATATGTTCTTCTCTATTATAAGTGATCCACAGAGTGAAATTATGACGGCAGAGATTTTTTTAACAGTAGATGAAGGTACAATAAAAGGTTACATTAATCCAGAGGAAGAGGTTAGATTCCGGAGTTATTTCACACTTAGTCCCATGTTGATGACGAGAATAATGGAAGACTTTGACCAGAAATCCCAAGAAAAGTATTGGGAGCTAATAGGGTATCTACAAGTGAATCAATTGGAGCAAAGCACACCAGTTTTTGTTGAGTACAAAAACAGCTTGTCTGGAATTAATTACGTAGAGATGAGTGTAGGCTACGCGATAAATTTAAACGATTATGTTATTGAGTGA